One Fibrobacter sp. UWB13 DNA window includes the following coding sequences:
- a CDS encoding glycosyltransferase family 4 protein, producing the protein MKKKLLIFHPVIAPYRIDFFNEFSKRFDAEICLFRRNLRSQKFDYTKIEKQFNFKPNYLVKDELGLFYWFVQLWKILSLRKNDAVIVSEFGIVTIIAVLHKIVTRGKYKIISMVDDSYDMVAANNQFSWKHKWATKILMPFMSNAINVEPRVVEYYQQKYGKGVYMPIIVDDERARNRLQRIMPTSQDYVKKYNLEGKKVLLFVGRLVRQKNISFAIDAFQKANVKDSVFVVVGDGPEIGKIQGMVKGKDNVILTGRLEGDPLYAWYNIAQVFTLPSVQEPFGAVTNEALLGGCYCLISKLAGSNCLIEENVNGNIIDPYNESVYINLLKSTFEKTNPITIPLKLRNNGMNDNFLVCFENMIRQFF; encoded by the coding sequence ATGAAAAAGAAACTTTTGATATTCCATCCTGTTATTGCTCCTTATCGTATAGATTTCTTTAATGAGTTCAGCAAACGTTTTGATGCTGAAATTTGCTTATTTAGACGTAATTTAAGAAGTCAAAAATTTGATTATACGAAAATAGAAAAACAGTTTAATTTCAAACCTAATTATCTTGTAAAAGATGAACTAGGCCTTTTTTATTGGTTCGTTCAACTTTGGAAAATATTGTCTTTAAGAAAAAATGATGCTGTAATAGTATCTGAATTCGGTATTGTTACAATAATTGCTGTTTTACATAAAATTGTTACTCGAGGAAAGTATAAAATTATAAGTATGGTTGATGACAGCTATGATATGGTTGCGGCGAATAACCAATTTTCTTGGAAGCATAAATGGGCGACAAAAATTCTTATGCCCTTTATGAGTAACGCTATAAATGTAGAGCCGAGAGTAGTTGAATATTATCAGCAAAAATATGGCAAAGGTGTTTATATGCCTATAATTGTTGATGACGAAAGGGCTCGAAATCGTTTGCAACGGATTATGCCGACTAGTCAGGATTATGTAAAAAAATATAATCTTGAAGGGAAAAAGGTTTTATTGTTTGTTGGTAGGCTCGTTAGACAGAAAAATATTTCATTCGCAATTGACGCTTTTCAGAAAGCAAATGTAAAGGATTCTGTTTTTGTCGTTGTCGGTGATGGTCCTGAGATTGGTAAAATTCAAGGGATGGTAAAAGGAAAGGATAATGTTATACTCACAGGCCGTCTAGAGGGGGATCCGCTTTATGCTTGGTATAATATTGCTCAAGTTTTTACGTTGCCAAGCGTTCAAGAGCCTTTTGGCGCTGTAACGAATGAAGCCCTGCTTGGTGGGTGTTATTGCCTTATAAGTAAATTAGCTGGTAGTAATTGTTTAATCGAGGAAAATGTTAATGGGAATATTATAGATCCGTATAACGAAAGCGTATATATCAATTTATTAAAAAGTACTTTTGAAAAAACAAATCCTATTACGATTCCTTTGAAGTTAAGGAATAATGGTATGAATGACAATTTTTTAGTTTGTTTTGAGAATATGATTCGTCAATTTTTTTAA
- a CDS encoding MATE family efflux transporter has product MATEHENNKRIAKNTLLLYFRMLLTMFVSLFTSRVILRTLGVDDFGIYNVVGGFVALFAIFSNGLSTAISRFVTFELGRGNPEKLNKVFSTSVNIQIAISIFIVVLVELVGNWFLTYKMVIPVDRLNAAFFVMQCSVVTFVVGLVSVPYNAAIIAHEKMSAFAFISIFETFTKLGIAYFIDVSPWDRLKTYAVLLFALSIVIRLIYGFYCKRHFAECRYKFVFDKQILKEISNFAGWSMVGLVAFVGYTHGLNVILNMFFGPVVNAARGIAVQVQNAVVGFSSNFQLALNPQIIKSYAQNELDRMHTLIFASSKYCFFLLYLLSLPLILEAPIIVKLWLGTPPEHTVNFIRILLALITVDSLGGAISCAQQASGKIKLYQIVVGGIMFMIAPVSYFVLKAGGRPESVYWVYFVAVILAHTARMFIIKNMISLSFTKYATEVLLPILKVVCISIWIPLLLFFRMPEGLAALFIIGSISMVSVAASVYFMGLKKNERTLLNDKMGVFIKKVRCHG; this is encoded by the coding sequence ATGGCTACAGAACACGAAAATAACAAGAGAATTGCGAAAAATACTTTGTTGCTGTATTTTCGTATGTTGCTCACTATGTTTGTGAGTTTGTTTACTAGTCGAGTAATTCTGCGAACTCTTGGAGTAGATGATTTTGGAATATATAATGTAGTGGGGGGCTTTGTTGCTTTATTCGCAATATTTTCAAATGGCTTGTCTACAGCAATAAGCAGGTTTGTCACTTTTGAACTTGGTCGTGGCAATCCTGAAAAGTTAAATAAAGTGTTTTCTACATCAGTCAACATTCAGATAGCAATTTCAATTTTCATCGTCGTCCTTGTAGAGCTGGTTGGTAACTGGTTTTTGACCTACAAAATGGTAATTCCTGTAGATCGATTGAATGCTGCGTTTTTTGTAATGCAGTGCTCTGTTGTTACTTTTGTTGTTGGACTTGTTAGTGTACCATACAATGCGGCCATAATTGCCCATGAAAAAATGTCGGCATTTGCTTTCATAAGCATTTTCGAAACATTTACGAAATTAGGAATAGCCTATTTCATCGATGTTTCTCCATGGGATCGCCTGAAAACATATGCCGTACTGCTGTTTGCATTATCCATTGTCATACGACTCATATACGGTTTTTATTGCAAGCGGCATTTTGCGGAATGCAGATACAAATTTGTCTTCGACAAGCAAATCCTTAAAGAAATCTCGAATTTTGCGGGATGGTCCATGGTTGGTCTGGTCGCATTTGTCGGATACACCCATGGATTAAACGTGATTCTGAACATGTTCTTCGGCCCTGTCGTCAACGCAGCCAGAGGTATCGCGGTGCAGGTACAAAACGCAGTTGTCGGATTCAGTTCGAATTTTCAGCTAGCCCTAAATCCCCAGATTATCAAGAGCTATGCACAAAACGAACTCGACAGAATGCACACGCTGATATTCGCCAGTTCAAAGTACTGTTTCTTCCTCTTGTACCTGTTGTCTCTGCCTTTGATACTGGAAGCTCCGATAATCGTTAAACTATGGCTAGGTACGCCTCCAGAACACACCGTGAACTTCATACGGATTCTCCTTGCCCTGATCACAGTAGACTCTCTGGGCGGAGCGATAAGCTGTGCGCAGCAGGCTTCAGGAAAAATAAAGCTTTATCAGATCGTTGTTGGCGGCATAATGTTCATGATCGCCCCCGTATCCTACTTCGTCCTGAAGGCAGGAGGACGTCCCGAGTCTGTCTACTGGGTCTATTTTGTTGCAGTCATCCTGGCCCATACGGCAAGGATGTTCATCATAAAGAACATGATATCCCTATCCTTTACGAAATACGCAACGGAAGTACTGCTGCCGATCTTGAAGGTCGTATGCATTTCCATATGGATCCCGCTATTGCTCTTTTTCAGGATGCCGGAGGGACTGGCTGCACTGTTCATCATCGGTTCCATTTCAATGGTTTCGGTAGCGGCATCCGTCTACTTCATGGGACTGAAGAAAAACGAGCGAACCCTGTTGAATGACAAGATGGGTGTCTTTATAAAAAAGGTGAGATGCCATGGATAA
- a CDS encoding glycosyltransferase has translation MKVAILHGSNQGFFPRFYRDLKSIVESNEDNEVKLFVPNSGLNHRCVLPNQVCFGSRFNWHLHYGLFKFFGKQDCWSHLDTWDLIRKLKKFKPDILHFHVVNQCHINFPMLIRYVNKNHIPVVWTFHDCRAFTGGCPYFDEIKCERWKDECRNCPDKGGLYIKNFANTEWLRKFREEWFNKIWNLHIVTPSQWLADFVKQSFFKTKNVQVIYNGIDIDAFSSPSDFDVYGCYGIDKTKKIVLGCAINWEPRKGLVYFEELAKRMSSDYQIVLVGGVPQSLKSELEKLGILCTGRTRTFAEMVAWYQVASVFVNPTLADNFPTVNIEALASGTPVVMFKTGGSPEAVDECTGIVVEQCDVEGLLISIDVIISNPIKYSREKCLKRSHLFSKLQYKKYLELYHSVIGN, from the coding sequence ATGAAAGTAGCAATTTTACATGGATCTAATCAAGGTTTTTTTCCGCGATTCTATAGGGATTTAAAATCGATTGTTGAATCAAACGAAGATAATGAGGTAAAGCTTTTTGTTCCTAATAGTGGTCTAAATCATAGATGTGTTTTGCCGAATCAAGTTTGCTTTGGTTCACGATTCAATTGGCATTTGCATTATGGTTTGTTTAAGTTTTTTGGCAAACAGGATTGCTGGTCTCATTTGGATACATGGGATTTAATAAGAAAACTAAAAAAATTCAAACCGGATATTCTTCATTTTCATGTAGTAAATCAGTGCCATATAAATTTCCCGATGTTGATTCGCTATGTGAATAAGAATCATATTCCTGTTGTTTGGACGTTTCATGATTGTAGGGCGTTTACTGGGGGGTGCCCTTATTTTGATGAGATAAAATGTGAAAGGTGGAAAGATGAATGCCGTAATTGCCCAGATAAGGGTGGACTTTATATAAAGAATTTTGCAAATACAGAATGGCTGCGGAAATTTAGGGAAGAATGGTTTAATAAAATTTGGAACTTGCATATTGTAACACCTTCACAATGGCTTGCCGATTTTGTAAAGCAGTCTTTTTTTAAAACTAAAAATGTGCAAGTTATTTATAACGGCATTGATATTGATGCATTTTCATCTCCATCTGATTTTGATGTATATGGATGTTATGGAATTGATAAAACTAAAAAAATTGTTCTTGGTTGTGCTATAAATTGGGAACCCCGAAAAGGTCTTGTGTATTTTGAAGAACTTGCAAAAAGGATGTCTTCTGATTATCAAATCGTCTTAGTAGGCGGAGTTCCTCAAAGTTTGAAAAGTGAATTGGAAAAACTTGGAATTCTCTGTACTGGGCGAACAAGGACTTTTGCAGAAATGGTTGCCTGGTATCAGGTGGCTTCTGTTTTTGTCAATCCGACTTTAGCAGATAATTTCCCGACTGTTAATATAGAAGCTTTGGCTTCTGGAACGCCCGTAGTTATGTTTAAGACTGGTGGAAGTCCTGAAGCTGTTGATGAATGTACGGGAATTGTAGTGGAACAGTGTGATGTTGAAGGCCTATTAATTTCGATTGATGTTATTATATCTAATCCGATAAAATATTCGCGTGAAAAATGTTTAAAACGTTCCCATCTTTTTTCAAAACTTCAGTATAAAAAGTATCTAGAGTTGTATCATAGTGTAATAGGAAATTGA
- a CDS encoding polysaccharide pyruvyl transferase family protein: protein MKKVSLITIFDNPNFGTYLQALALTLVLERHGVKVEIIRYKRKCLFPKSRLRKWTPFLDPIRLIRDFLFPNKWINQIKLCHKFISQYVSLTKQYSSYSELEKDPPKADIYLTGSDQVWNTSHNHGIDKAFYLAFAPKNAPKLAYAASIGMSEIPEQYKAETKQLLDEYDCITVREKNAVDLLKQIGISAKEVLDPTLLLDRNEWTKYAAPRIVTEPYLLVYSVESKERDFIISRIARKIAQKKGLKVVEVSYTGTSKEIPDCDSHIYYATPDMFLSAILHSSYVVVSSFHGTAFSINFNKNFVTVAPDRFSSRIDSLLEKTNLINRKVCSEENLDESFFSEDIDFSEANAVLQKERAESMLFFDSMPR, encoded by the coding sequence ATGAAAAAAGTATCGCTAATCACAATCTTTGACAACCCGAACTTTGGAACGTACCTACAGGCCCTGGCACTGACCCTGGTCCTGGAACGGCATGGCGTAAAAGTTGAAATTATTCGCTATAAACGCAAATGTCTGTTTCCCAAAAGCAGGCTAAGAAAATGGACCCCGTTTCTCGATCCGATAAGATTAATCAGAGACTTTTTATTTCCAAATAAATGGATAAACCAAATCAAGCTTTGCCACAAGTTCATTTCCCAATACGTGAGTCTTACTAAACAATACTCCAGTTATTCGGAACTTGAGAAAGACCCTCCCAAGGCTGACATATATTTGACAGGCAGTGACCAAGTTTGGAATACAAGCCACAATCACGGGATTGACAAGGCTTTCTATTTGGCGTTCGCCCCCAAGAATGCCCCAAAATTAGCCTATGCCGCAAGCATAGGAATGTCCGAAATCCCGGAACAATACAAAGCGGAAACCAAGCAACTGCTGGACGAATACGACTGCATAACGGTTCGTGAAAAAAATGCCGTGGATCTGCTAAAACAAATAGGAATCTCCGCCAAGGAAGTTCTGGATCCGACGTTGCTGCTTGACAGGAACGAATGGACGAAATATGCAGCTCCAAGAATTGTAACGGAGCCGTACTTGTTGGTGTATTCAGTCGAATCGAAAGAACGGGATTTCATCATTTCAAGAATAGCACGCAAAATTGCACAGAAAAAAGGGTTGAAAGTAGTCGAAGTCAGCTACACGGGAACATCAAAGGAAATCCCGGATTGTGATTCCCATATTTATTACGCCACTCCCGACATGTTCCTGTCCGCAATTTTACATTCATCCTATGTCGTGGTGAGTTCTTTTCATGGGACAGCCTTTTCAATCAATTTCAACAAGAACTTTGTCACTGTGGCACCAGACAGGTTCAGCAGCCGCATAGACAGCCTTTTGGAAAAGACAAATCTTATAAACCGAAAGGTATGCTCAGAAGAAAACCTTGATGAATCTTTTTTCAGCGAAGACATTGATTTTAGCGAAGCCAATGCAGTTCTTCAAAAAGAGCGGGCTGAATCCATGTTATTTTTTGATTCCATGCCCAGATGA
- a CDS encoding Coenzyme F420 hydrogenase/dehydrogenase, beta subunit C-terminal domain, with protein MDKVCVKLCPENDCTGCGACAAACSQNAISMTFDAEGFPRPQINYDKCVGCNACRRICPVINPLAKESDGEVYAAWALDPKIRRHSSSGGLFTVLARRILRDGGCVVGASLNEETGFVSHVIVKSEDDLRKLQGSKYVQSCIDALVLKTVLGELKKGRKVLFSGTPCQVAGVTNLAKRHAENLFTIDIVCHGVPSPTFFARVHKDIKDSTKGFISYNFRELDSWSTNANVDYEKNGQVENRPIQGLHSFYLDAFLKGLMHRPNCFHCKYSTTNRVGDITLADFWGIGNVAWEDVKDGCSMVSVNTPKGEVLFGSIKSDIFFDKRDITETINGGNEQLVRSSSRPTGRDTFYKDAARTGYKQIIKKYRLQLNAKPTLIRRLFNKVRRLLG; from the coding sequence ATGGATAAGGTGTGTGTCAAACTTTGCCCAGAAAATGACTGCACCGGCTGCGGAGCCTGTGCAGCGGCATGTTCACAAAATGCCATATCAATGACATTTGACGCAGAAGGCTTTCCACGCCCACAGATCAACTACGACAAGTGCGTAGGGTGCAATGCATGCCGCAGGATATGCCCCGTAATTAATCCTTTGGCAAAGGAATCCGATGGTGAAGTCTATGCGGCCTGGGCCCTGGACCCAAAAATCCGTAGGCACAGTTCATCCGGCGGACTCTTTACAGTTCTTGCAAGAAGAATCTTAAGAGACGGCGGATGCGTTGTCGGCGCATCCTTAAATGAAGAAACGGGTTTCGTAAGCCATGTCATTGTCAAGTCAGAAGATGACCTACGCAAGCTACAAGGAAGCAAGTATGTCCAGAGCTGCATTGACGCCCTGGTACTGAAAACAGTCCTTGGCGAGCTGAAAAAAGGACGGAAAGTTCTTTTTTCGGGAACCCCATGCCAAGTAGCAGGCGTAACCAACCTGGCAAAAAGACATGCCGAAAATCTTTTCACCATAGACATTGTCTGCCACGGAGTTCCGTCCCCAACCTTTTTTGCCAGGGTCCATAAAGACATAAAGGATTCCACTAAGGGTTTCATTTCGTATAACTTCAGAGAATTAGACAGCTGGAGTACAAATGCCAATGTCGATTATGAAAAAAATGGACAGGTAGAGAACAGGCCTATCCAAGGACTGCATTCTTTTTATCTTGACGCCTTCCTAAAAGGACTGATGCACCGTCCTAACTGTTTTCACTGCAAGTATTCTACAACCAATAGAGTTGGGGACATCACATTAGCCGATTTCTGGGGAATAGGGAATGTGGCCTGGGAGGATGTCAAGGACGGATGTTCCATGGTGTCCGTGAACACCCCAAAAGGTGAAGTTCTATTTGGTTCAATAAAATCAGATATTTTTTTCGATAAACGCGACATAACAGAAACCATCAACGGCGGAAACGAACAGCTGGTAAGAAGTTCCAGCAGGCCAACCGGTCGAGATACCTTTTACAAGGACGCGGCAAGAACAGGTTACAAACAGATCATAAAAAAGTACAGGCTGCAGTTGAATGCCAAGCCGACCTTGATCCGCCGCCTATTCAACAAAGTCCGCCGTCTTTTAGGTTAG
- a CDS encoding PD-(D/E)XK nuclease family transposase — MNRIQFIQFVKDVHEHPERLSYYRQKYKNIYPFSDGIFKILMASEGKQMRLVKFLNAMLGLKGSAAIKEFSFGVPENPGVLNDKTAIFDIYGTTQANEPVLIEIQQNYNRLFVDRLIYYTSRVISRTVKKAQDYKLPHIYVLSILTDNQFKKEKDRYFHHMRFVRNENFFYKKLDIFFVEIEKFFKIEDTILPQKRERTDRAEILRIFRAILEEKEISEEKLVKFLDSDFAKDVSMVGYTDEILLNEVDGMTDILYEKQGSFLDGQDAKALEVAHNLYNKGIANDIIAETTGVPIKNIRRWKRKKVLTKV, encoded by the coding sequence ATGAACCGTATACAATTCATTCAATTCGTCAAAGATGTCCACGAACATCCCGAAAGACTTTCCTACTATCGCCAAAAATACAAGAACATCTACCCCTTTAGCGATGGCATTTTCAAAATCTTGATGGCTAGCGAAGGCAAGCAGATGAGACTCGTCAAATTCCTTAACGCAATGCTTGGTCTCAAAGGTAGTGCAGCAATTAAAGAATTTAGTTTTGGAGTTCCAGAAAATCCTGGCGTTCTCAATGACAAGACAGCCATTTTCGACATTTATGGCACTACGCAAGCGAACGAGCCTGTTCTCATTGAAATCCAGCAAAATTACAATAGGCTTTTTGTCGACAGACTGATTTACTACACATCTCGCGTAATATCTCGCACCGTCAAGAAGGCTCAAGATTACAAGCTTCCTCATATTTACGTTCTCTCCATTTTGACAGACAATCAGTTCAAAAAAGAGAAAGACCGTTATTTTCATCACATGAGGTTTGTCCGCAATGAAAATTTTTTCTACAAGAAATTGGATATATTCTTTGTAGAAATCGAAAAATTCTTCAAAATTGAAGATACAATCTTGCCACAGAAACGGGAAAGAACAGATCGTGCTGAGATACTGCGTATTTTCAGGGCTATTTTGGAAGAGAAAGAGATTTCTGAAGAAAAATTGGTTAAATTTCTTGATAGCGACTTTGCTAAGGATGTATCCATGGTAGGGTACACCGACGAAATTCTTCTGAACGAGGTTGACGGTATGACTGATATTCTTTATGAAAAACAAGGGTCTTTCCTGGATGGTCAGGACGCAAAGGCTCTTGAAGTCGCACACAACCTTTATAACAAAGGCATTGCCAACGATATCATTGCTGAAACAACGGGTGTTCCAATCAAGAACATCCGTCGTTGGAAACGCAAAAAGGTTCTGACGAAAGTTTAG
- a CDS encoding glycosyltransferase yields MKRLILADVKSVNNGGRPTGHYLSLAQNYIDLYSDYIDVQIAGGSVYEQKIDKSRMFHLPFENKSCFGKIKNKLNVIKNCKYLFQNTNYDDVIVMQHSAVFTFFIGIILFAKSRNNIYVITYDTDAISNVIKKIVYFFVKKKIKGFILSNEKVGNAYGNPYCLVPDYIFAGNKIPVDEIPYEKKKYDFISIGTIWPDKGVVETAKHLAGTHYKILIAGKPCDEKIAKELTDVCKNAENIDLKLGFVNDNDYCKYMSETRFCILNYHGVYAERSSGVVLDILFAGVPVVGHRTFAMQFIEQEQLGILFDSIESLNPEMFLTYDVREHFRKNIAQYLEKHIEYKNAFLKFTGIKD; encoded by the coding sequence ATGAAAAGACTTATTCTTGCTGATGTAAAAAGTGTCAATAATGGTGGAAGACCAACGGGTCATTATTTATCGTTGGCACAAAATTATATTGATCTTTATAGTGATTATATTGATGTCCAAATTGCGGGTGGTTCTGTATATGAGCAAAAAATAGATAAGAGCAGAATGTTCCATCTTCCTTTTGAAAATAAATCCTGTTTTGGAAAAATTAAGAATAAACTTAATGTAATAAAGAATTGTAAGTACTTGTTTCAAAATACGAATTATGATGATGTTATTGTGATGCAACATTCCGCTGTGTTTACATTTTTTATAGGCATTATTCTATTTGCAAAAAGCAGAAATAATATTTATGTGATAACGTATGATACAGATGCAATATCTAATGTCATAAAGAAAATAGTGTATTTCTTTGTAAAAAAGAAAATAAAAGGTTTTATTCTTTCTAATGAAAAGGTTGGAAATGCATATGGAAATCCATATTGTTTAGTTCCTGACTATATCTTTGCGGGGAATAAAATTCCTGTAGATGAAATTCCATATGAAAAAAAGAAATATGATTTTATTTCTATTGGAACAATTTGGCCTGATAAGGGGGTTGTTGAAACGGCAAAACATCTTGCTGGAACTCACTACAAAATTCTAATTGCTGGTAAACCCTGTGATGAAAAAATTGCTAAAGAGTTAACCGATGTTTGTAAAAATGCTGAAAATATCGATTTGAAGCTTGGTTTTGTAAATGATAATGATTATTGTAAATATATGTCTGAAACGAGATTCTGTATACTGAATTATCACGGTGTTTATGCAGAACGAAGTAGTGGAGTTGTCTTAGATATTTTATTTGCTGGTGTTCCTGTTGTTGGGCATAGAACTTTTGCTATGCAATTCATTGAGCAAGAGCAATTAGGAATATTGTTTGATAGTATTGAATCGCTTAACCCTGAAATGTTTTTAACGTATGATGTCCGAGAACATTTTAGGAAAAATATTGCTCAATACTTGGAGAAACATATAGAGTATAAAAATGCTTTTTTGAAATTTACAGGGATAAAGGATTAA
- a CDS encoding DapH/DapD/GlmU-related protein, translated as MIPSQITYFISSSKQKELVRSDFGSCGNLVRTLVLAKYNRNLFYHRMGKTSIFYSWILSGENSLKLPFSCKLGRHTHFVHNDCCHLNAASICDNFVCYPHVMIGTKNLRDNSKPTIGNNVTLGSGTVVVGGIHIGDNVNVGANTVVMKDIPDNSVVYGNPCIVMSKGKK; from the coding sequence ATGATTCCTTCTCAAATCACATATTTCATATCTTCGTCAAAACAAAAAGAACTTGTGAGAAGTGATTTTGGAAGCTGTGGAAATTTGGTTAGAACACTTGTGCTTGCAAAATACAATAGAAATTTGTTCTATCACCGTATGGGAAAAACTTCCATTTTCTATTCTTGGATCCTTTCTGGGGAAAATAGTTTGAAATTACCCTTTAGTTGTAAATTGGGTCGGCATACTCATTTTGTACATAATGATTGTTGTCATCTAAATGCTGCTAGCATTTGCGACAATTTTGTTTGCTATCCTCATGTTATGATTGGAACAAAAAATTTAAGAGATAATTCAAAACCGACTATTGGTAATAATGTTACTTTGGGTTCTGGCACTGTTGTTGTGGGAGGAATTCATATAGGAGATAATGTAAATGTTGGAGCTAATACAGTTGTAATGAAGGATATTCCTGACAATAGCGTTGTATACGGAAATCCATGTATAGTGATGTCAAAGGGGAAAAAATGA
- a CDS encoding glycosyltransferase family 4 protein, giving the protein MSERKIIYLGFAFSHHRNTHAGYDKISDFLAYNKKINCQQYIENCASKKLFRRIIHKLCNVLFHIPDIPFYLLKVIQIGCISKNNVFHFIYGENIFFRLPKWLLRKENKYVCTFHQPFEWFEHNPRFLNYLKELDAVILVGKSELEKFECVTGRKNVFFIPHGICTDFYRPEESIHKEHMLLTVGNWLRDYDFADRVYQRLLIEDPSLVINVVASEKNQQKIKKHSRILFHNGISDERLKKLYCQCSVLFLPLIRYTANNAVLEAGATGCNLVVASNYPDNSYIPEEYISVTEMDIDKTILAIKAALRPKYNYGLSAYVQKYFSWTEIAKQTSDVLKKI; this is encoded by the coding sequence ATGAGTGAAAGAAAAATCATCTATTTAGGCTTTGCGTTTTCTCACCATAGAAACACTCATGCAGGATATGATAAAATATCAGATTTTCTTGCATATAATAAAAAGATTAACTGCCAGCAGTATATTGAAAATTGTGCTTCAAAAAAATTGTTTAGACGAATCATTCACAAATTGTGTAATGTATTGTTTCATATTCCCGATATTCCTTTCTATCTTCTGAAAGTTATTCAAATTGGATGTATCTCCAAAAACAATGTTTTTCACTTTATTTATGGTGAAAATATATTCTTTAGGTTGCCGAAATGGCTTTTGCGAAAAGAAAATAAATATGTTTGTACTTTTCATCAGCCGTTTGAATGGTTTGAACATAATCCTCGTTTTTTGAACTATCTGAAAGAATTGGATGCGGTGATTCTAGTTGGAAAATCAGAATTAGAAAAGTTTGAATGTGTTACAGGACGAAAAAACGTTTTTTTTATTCCTCATGGTATATGTACTGATTTTTATAGACCTGAAGAATCTATTCATAAAGAACATATGCTGCTGACAGTTGGAAACTGGCTTAGAGATTATGACTTTGCAGATAGGGTGTACCAACGGCTTTTGATCGAAGACCCATCCCTAGTTATAAATGTTGTTGCTAGCGAGAAAAATCAACAAAAAATAAAAAAACATTCACGTATTCTTTTCCATAACGGAATTTCTGATGAACGATTGAAAAAATTGTATTGTCAATGTTCTGTCCTATTTTTGCCTTTGATTCGTTATACTGCAAATAATGCAGTTCTTGAAGCGGGGGCTACGGGTTGCAATCTTGTTGTTGCTTCGAATTATCCTGATAACAGTTATATTCCTGAAGAATATATTTCCGTAACGGAAATGGATATTGACAAAACAATTCTTGCGATAAAAGCGGCTTTGCGCCCGAAATATAATTATGGACTTTCTGCGTATGTGCAAAAATATTTTTCGTGGACTGAAATTGCGAAACAAACGAGTGATGTTTTAAAAAAAATATAG